A genomic region of Mycobacterium sp. Aquia_213 contains the following coding sequences:
- a CDS encoding beta-glucosidase, whose protein sequence is MTDDERFTLLVAVMGMSELWPLPDDRIPPGTPMSAGYVPGIPRLGIPALRMSDAGLGVTNPGYRPGDTATALPAGLALAAGFDPALAHAAGQVIGREARSRGFNVQLAGAMNLARDPRNGRNFEYVSEDPLLTATIAAESVKGIQQQGVISTLKHYSLNCNETNRHWLNAIIDPDAHRESDLLAFEIAIERSQPGAVMTAYNKVNGDYASANRVLLIDILKGAWGYRGWVMSDWGATPSWECALQGLDQECGAQIDTVFWQSEAFTEPLRSAYADGRLPKDRLSDMVRRILRSMFAVGIDRGGDTVGPTSKPDMAAHNEIALQIARQGTVLLQNRGVLPLAPDARIAVIGGYAQLGVPTGCGSSAVVPPGGYAQVIPIGGAGLTGGTRSLYLLPSSPLDELRKQFPHAQIEFDPGLSPAEAVLAARRADVAIVFAIRVEGEGFDSADLSLPWGQDGVIAAVAAANPNTVVVLETGNPVAMPWQESANAIVQAWYPGQAGGQAIAEIIAGQVNPSGRLPITFPVGLGQTPRPELPDLGAPFGTPTTIDYFEGAEVGYRWFHDRGQTPLFAFGHGLSYTSFEYRDLVVTGGNTVTASFTVVNTGDRSGADVPQLYLTGAGARCLRLLGFERVELDPGATCRVTIAADPRLLARYEGASWRIKPGPHTVAVGASAVALRLTAEVELAGRAFAR, encoded by the coding sequence ATGACCGACGACGAGCGATTCACGCTGCTGGTCGCGGTGATGGGAATGTCGGAACTGTGGCCGCTGCCGGATGACCGCATCCCGCCCGGCACCCCGATGAGTGCCGGGTATGTGCCGGGGATCCCCCGGCTCGGTATCCCGGCGCTGCGGATGAGCGACGCCGGCCTCGGAGTCACCAATCCCGGCTACCGGCCGGGTGACACCGCGACCGCGCTGCCGGCCGGCCTGGCGCTGGCCGCGGGTTTCGATCCCGCTCTCGCGCACGCCGCGGGCCAGGTGATCGGCCGCGAGGCGCGCAGCCGCGGCTTCAACGTCCAACTGGCGGGCGCGATGAACCTGGCACGCGACCCGCGCAATGGCCGCAACTTCGAATACGTCTCGGAAGACCCGCTTTTGACGGCCACCATCGCCGCCGAATCCGTCAAAGGCATCCAGCAACAGGGCGTCATCTCGACGCTCAAGCACTATTCGCTGAACTGCAACGAGACCAACCGGCACTGGCTGAACGCGATCATCGATCCCGACGCGCATCGCGAATCCGATCTGCTGGCCTTCGAGATCGCGATCGAGCGGTCCCAGCCCGGCGCGGTGATGACGGCCTACAACAAGGTCAACGGTGACTACGCCTCGGCGAACCGGGTCTTGCTCATCGACATCCTGAAAGGTGCTTGGGGATACCGCGGTTGGGTCATGTCGGACTGGGGCGCCACCCCGAGCTGGGAGTGCGCGCTGCAAGGGTTGGACCAGGAATGCGGCGCCCAGATCGACACCGTGTTCTGGCAATCCGAGGCGTTCACCGAACCCCTGCGGTCCGCCTACGCCGACGGCAGGTTGCCCAAAGACCGTCTGTCCGACATGGTTCGGCGGATCCTGCGTTCGATGTTCGCGGTCGGAATCGACCGAGGTGGGGACACGGTTGGCCCCACTTCTAAGCCGGATATGGCCGCCCACAATGAGATTGCGCTGCAGATCGCGCGGCAGGGGACCGTGCTGCTGCAGAACCGCGGGGTGCTGCCGCTGGCGCCCGATGCCCGTATCGCCGTGATCGGCGGCTACGCGCAGCTCGGGGTTCCCACCGGCTGCGGCTCGAGTGCCGTGGTTCCACCGGGCGGCTACGCGCAGGTGATCCCGATCGGGGGCGCGGGCCTGACCGGCGGCACCCGAAGTCTGTACCTCTTGCCGTCCAGTCCGCTCGACGAACTCAGGAAGCAGTTCCCCCACGCGCAGATCGAGTTTGATCCGGGTCTCAGCCCGGCGGAGGCGGTGCTGGCCGCGCGGCGGGCCGACGTCGCGATCGTGTTCGCGATCCGCGTCGAAGGCGAGGGTTTCGACAGCGCCGACTTGTCGCTGCCGTGGGGCCAGGACGGGGTCATCGCCGCGGTCGCGGCCGCCAACCCGAACACCGTCGTGGTGCTCGAGACCGGCAACCCGGTGGCGATGCCGTGGCAAGAGTCGGCGAACGCGATCGTGCAGGCGTGGTATCCGGGCCAGGCCGGCGGTCAGGCGATTGCGGAGATCATTGCGGGCCAAGTCAATCCATCGGGACGGCTACCGATCACGTTTCCGGTCGGACTCGGTCAGACACCGCGCCCGGAGCTGCCCGACCTCGGCGCCCCGTTCGGGACACCGACCACGATCGACTACTTCGAAGGTGCCGAGGTCGGCTACCGGTGGTTCCACGACCGGGGCCAAACGCCGTTGTTCGCGTTCGGTCATGGCTTGTCCTACACCAGCTTTGAGTACCGCGACTTGGTGGTCACCGGCGGGAACACGGTGACGGCGAGCTTCACCGTCGTCAACACCGGCGATCGCAGCGGGGCCGATGTCCCGCAGTTATATCTGACCGGCGCCGGTGCGCGATGTCTGCGGTTGTTGGGATTCGAGCGGGTCGAGTTGGACCCGGGGGCGACGTGCCGGGTGACCATCGCGGCGGACCCGCGCCTGCTCGCGCGTTATGAAGGCGCAAGCTGGCGGATCAAGCCGGGCCCCCACACAGTGGCGGTCGGCGCCTCGGCGGTCGCGCTACGGCTCACGGCCGAGGTCGAGCTGGCCGGCCGAGCGTTCGCGCGCTGA
- the ilvD gene encoding dihydroxy-acid dehydratase has protein sequence MALHPDAATADIKPRSRDVTDGLEKTAARGMLRAVGMDDEDWDKPQIGVASSWNEITPCNLSLDRLAKAVKEGVFAAGGYPLEFGTISVSDGISMGHEGMHFSLVSREVIADSVETVMQAERLDGSVLLAGCDKSLPGMLMAAARLDLASVFLYAGSILPGVAKLSDGSEREVTIIDAFEAVGACSRGLMSREDVDAIERAICPGEGACGGMYTANTMASAAEALGMSLPGSAAPPATDRRRDGFARRSGQAVIELLRRGITARDILTKEAFENAIAVVMAFGGSTNAVLHLLAIAHEAEVDLSLDDFSRIGSKVPHLADVKPFGRHVMSHVDHIGGVPVMMKALLDAGLLHGDCLTVTGRTLAENLAAIEPPDPDGKVLRSLSDPIHPTGGITILRGSLAPEGAVVKSAGFDSDVFEGTARVFDGERAALDALEDGTITKGDAVVIRYEGPKGGPGMREMLAITGAIKGAGLGKDVLLLTDGRFSGGTTGLCVGHVAPEAVDAGPIAFVRDGDRIRLDVGGGTLDVLADPAEFASRQKGFTPPPPRYKTGVLAKYVKLVSSAAIGAVCG, from the coding sequence ATGGCCCTGCACCCCGACGCGGCAACCGCCGACATCAAACCCCGTAGTCGTGACGTCACCGACGGTCTGGAGAAGACCGCCGCCCGGGGCATGCTGCGCGCGGTAGGGATGGACGACGAGGACTGGGACAAGCCGCAGATCGGTGTCGCCTCGTCCTGGAACGAGATCACGCCGTGCAACCTCTCGCTGGACCGGCTGGCCAAGGCGGTCAAAGAAGGGGTGTTCGCCGCCGGCGGCTACCCGCTGGAGTTCGGGACGATCTCGGTGTCCGACGGCATCTCGATGGGCCACGAAGGCATGCACTTCTCGCTGGTGTCCCGCGAGGTGATCGCCGACAGCGTCGAGACGGTGATGCAGGCCGAGCGACTCGACGGCTCGGTGCTGTTGGCCGGCTGTGACAAGTCGCTGCCCGGCATGCTGATGGCCGCCGCTCGCCTGGACCTGGCGTCGGTGTTCCTCTACGCGGGCTCGATCCTGCCGGGGGTCGCCAAGCTCTCCGACGGCAGCGAGCGCGAGGTGACGATCATCGACGCGTTCGAAGCCGTCGGCGCCTGCTCGCGCGGGTTGATGTCGCGCGAGGACGTCGACGCCATAGAGCGAGCGATCTGTCCCGGCGAGGGCGCGTGCGGCGGCATGTACACCGCCAACACGATGGCCAGCGCCGCCGAAGCGCTGGGCATGTCGCTACCGGGCAGTGCGGCGCCCCCGGCCACCGACCGACGCCGCGACGGGTTTGCCCGGCGCAGCGGCCAGGCCGTCATCGAACTGCTGCGCCGCGGGATCACCGCCCGCGACATCCTCACCAAAGAGGCTTTCGAGAATGCGATCGCGGTGGTGATGGCATTCGGCGGCTCGACCAACGCGGTGCTGCACCTGCTGGCCATCGCCCACGAGGCGGAAGTCGATCTGTCCCTGGACGACTTCAGCCGGATCGGGTCCAAGGTGCCGCACCTGGCCGACGTCAAGCCGTTCGGCCGGCACGTGATGTCGCACGTCGACCACATCGGCGGCGTCCCGGTCATGATGAAGGCGCTGCTGGATGCGGGACTGCTGCACGGTGACTGCCTGACGGTGACCGGGCGCACCCTGGCCGAGAACCTGGCCGCCATCGAGCCGCCCGACCCGGACGGCAAGGTGCTGCGTTCGCTCAGCGACCCGATCCACCCGACGGGTGGGATCACCATCCTGCGTGGCAGCCTGGCTCCCGAGGGGGCGGTGGTGAAGTCGGCCGGTTTCGACTCGGACGTGTTCGAAGGCACCGCAAGGGTTTTCGACGGCGAACGAGCCGCCCTGGACGCACTTGAAGACGGCACCATCACCAAGGGCGATGCGGTGGTGATCCGCTACGAGGGCCCCAAGGGTGGCCCGGGAATGCGCGAAATGCTGGCCATCACCGGGGCGATCAAGGGTGCCGGGCTCGGTAAAGACGTGCTACTGCTGACCGACGGACGGTTCTCCGGCGGAACGACCGGCCTGTGCGTGGGACACGTCGCACCCGAGGCTGTCGACGCCGGCCCGATCGCCTTCGTGCGCGACGGCGACCGGATCCGGCTCGATGTCGGCGGCGGCACTCTTGACGTGCTGGCCGACCCGGCCGAATTCGCTTCTCGCCAAAAAGGTTTCACTCCTCCACCGCCGCGCTACAAGACCGGCGTGCTGGCCAAGTACGTCAAGCTGGTCAGTTCGGCAGCGATCGGCGCGGTCTGCGGCTAA
- a CDS encoding O-methyltransferase, giving the protein MTEKPTPQDVDAFLDSTVIGDDPALSAALEASNAAGLPQIAVSWQQGKFLSLLATAIGARRVLEIGTLGGFSTIWLARAVGQDGQVVTLEYEPNHADVARANLQRAEVADRVQVLVGAALETLPTIDGDPFDLVFIDADKENYVEYVRFAVKLARPGALIVVDNVIREGEILAPDSDDAKVAATREALQVMGEHAQLDTAVIQTVGAKHWDGFAIALVKAL; this is encoded by the coding sequence ATGACCGAGAAACCCACCCCGCAAGACGTCGACGCCTTCTTGGACAGCACCGTCATCGGTGACGATCCGGCCTTGTCCGCCGCGCTGGAGGCCAGCAACGCGGCCGGGCTGCCGCAGATCGCCGTGTCGTGGCAGCAGGGCAAGTTCCTGTCCCTGCTGGCCACTGCGATCGGGGCGCGCCGCGTTCTGGAAATCGGCACCCTCGGTGGTTTCAGCACCATTTGGCTGGCGCGCGCGGTGGGCCAGGACGGACAGGTAGTGACGCTGGAGTACGAGCCCAACCACGCCGATGTCGCACGCGCCAACCTGCAGCGGGCCGAAGTCGCCGACCGGGTGCAGGTTTTGGTCGGCGCGGCGTTGGAAACCTTGCCCACCATCGACGGTGATCCCTTCGACCTGGTGTTCATCGATGCGGACAAAGAGAACTACGTCGAGTATGTGCGGTTCGCGGTCAAGCTGGCTCGCCCCGGCGCACTCATAGTGGTGGACAACGTTATTCGCGAAGGCGAGATACTCGCGCCGGACTCCGATGATGCCAAGGTCGCCGCGACGCGTGAGGCGCTGCAGGTGATGGGTGAGCACGCACAGCTGGACACCGCGGTGATTCAGACGGTCGGCGCCAAGCACTGGGACGGCTTTGCGATCGCGTTGGTGAAGGCGCTCTAA
- a CDS encoding MFS transporter, with protein MTAETGTAAATARTWTPRIAAQLAVLAAAAFIYVTAEILPVGALSAISRDLHVSVVYVGTLLTWYALVAALTTVPLVRWTAHWPRRRALMLSLTCLTASQVISALAPNFAVLAAGRVLCAFTHGLLWAVIAPIATRLVPPSHAGRATTSIYVGTSLALVIGSPLTAAMSLMWGWRLAVVCVMAAAAIVTVAARVILPPMVLTEDQLACVGPRSTHHRNPRLIIVSLLAMVAVTGHFVSYTYISVVIRDVVGVRGPNQAWLLAAYGVAGLLAVSLVARPLDRRPRGAIILCMAGLTAAFVVLTALAFGDRTTTVLTALLGTAAIVLWGAMATAVSPMMQSAAMRNGADDPDGASGLYVTAFQVGIMAGSLSGGLLYEHSVATMLTASAGLMGIALAGIAANRRVLDVAPSSSRDS; from the coding sequence ATGACTGCCGAAACCGGAACAGCCGCCGCCACCGCGCGTACGTGGACGCCACGGATCGCCGCGCAGCTGGCAGTGCTGGCCGCGGCGGCATTCATCTATGTCACGGCCGAGATTCTGCCGGTGGGCGCGCTGTCCGCGATCTCCCGGGACTTGCACGTCAGCGTCGTCTATGTGGGAACCCTGCTGACCTGGTATGCGCTGGTCGCGGCCCTGACGACGGTTCCGCTAGTGCGCTGGACCGCGCATTGGCCGCGCCGGCGGGCGCTGATGCTCAGCCTGACCTGCCTGACCGCCTCGCAGGTCATCTCGGCGCTGGCACCCAACTTCGCGGTGCTGGCCGCGGGACGGGTGCTGTGCGCGTTCACCCACGGTCTGCTGTGGGCGGTGATCGCCCCGATCGCCACCCGCCTGGTGCCGCCCAGCCACGCGGGCCGCGCGACGACGTCGATCTATGTCGGGACCAGCCTGGCGCTGGTTATCGGTAGCCCGCTCACGGCGGCAATGAGCCTGATGTGGGGCTGGCGGCTGGCGGTCGTGTGCGTGATGGCCGCGGCGGCCATCGTCACGGTCGCCGCCCGGGTGATATTGCCGCCGATGGTGCTCACCGAGGATCAGCTGGCCTGCGTCGGCCCGCGATCGACCCACCACCGCAATCCGCGACTGATCATCGTGAGCTTGCTGGCGATGGTCGCGGTCACCGGACATTTCGTCTCATACACCTACATCTCTGTGGTCATCCGCGACGTCGTCGGCGTGCGCGGGCCCAATCAGGCCTGGCTGCTGGCCGCCTACGGGGTGGCCGGCTTGCTGGCGGTATCCCTGGTGGCGCGGCCGCTGGACCGTCGGCCCCGGGGCGCGATCATCCTGTGCATGGCGGGATTGACCGCCGCATTCGTGGTGCTGACCGCGCTGGCGTTCGGCGACCGCACCACGACCGTGCTCACCGCGCTGCTCGGCACCGCCGCCATCGTGCTGTGGGGTGCCATGGCCACCGCGGTGTCGCCGATGATGCAATCCGCCGCGATGCGCAACGGCGCCGACGACCCCGACGGCGCGTCCGGCCTGTACGTGACGGCGTTTCAGGTGGGCATCATGGCCGGCTCCCTGTCCGGTGGTTTGTTGTACGAGCACAGCGTGGCGACGATGCTCACCGCGTCGGCGGGTTTGATGGGAATCGCGCTGGCCGGCATTGCGGCCAACCGGCGGGTGCTGGACGTTGCTCCGTCAAGCTCACGCGATTCATAA
- a CDS encoding DUF2786 domain-containing protein translates to MTDDKMLARIAALLRQAEGTDNTHEADAFMTAAQRLATAASIDLAVARSHAATRSAAQAPTQRTITIGTAGTKGLRTYVQLFVVIASANDVRCDVASNSTFVYAYGFAEDIDASHALYASLVVQMVRASDSYLASGAHRPTPTITARLNFQLAFGARVGHRLGEAREEARREATRDRSRRPGTAIALRDKDVELHDHYRRASKARGTYQVSRATAGYSSAARRAGDRAGKRARLGDSPELPGARSALGT, encoded by the coding sequence ATGACTGACGACAAAATGCTGGCGCGCATCGCCGCGCTGCTGCGTCAGGCCGAAGGCACTGACAACACGCACGAGGCCGACGCCTTCATGACCGCCGCGCAGCGGTTGGCGACGGCGGCGTCCATCGACTTGGCGGTCGCCCGTTCCCATGCGGCCACCCGTTCGGCGGCCCAAGCGCCGACCCAGCGGACCATCACGATCGGGACGGCCGGCACCAAGGGGTTGCGGACCTACGTGCAGCTCTTCGTGGTGATCGCGTCGGCCAACGACGTGCGCTGCGACGTGGCGTCGAATTCGACGTTCGTGTACGCCTACGGGTTCGCCGAGGACATCGACGCCAGCCACGCCCTGTACGCCAGCCTGGTCGTTCAAATGGTGCGGGCCTCGGATAGCTACCTCGCGTCGGGCGCCCACCGGCCCACTCCGACGATCACCGCGCGGCTCAACTTCCAGCTGGCCTTCGGGGCCCGCGTCGGTCACCGGCTCGGCGAGGCGCGCGAAGAGGCACGGCGCGAGGCGACCCGGGATCGCAGTCGTCGGCCTGGTACCGCTATTGCTTTGCGGGACAAAGATGTTGAGCTGCATGACCATTACCGCAGGGCGTCCAAGGCGCGTGGCACCTACCAAGTCAGCCGAGCGACGGCGGGGTACTCGTCGGCCGCACGGCGCGCGGGTGATCGGGCCGGTAAACGCGCGCGGCTCGGCGACAGTCCCGAGCTGCCCGGAGCGCGGAGCGCGCTGGGCACGTGA
- a CDS encoding metallothionein translates to MIHMAHYDEGTLLTCGHEGCGCRVRIEVPCHCSGAEEDYRCACSEVLVPVK, encoded by the coding sequence GTGATTCACATGGCGCATTACGACGAGGGGACGCTGCTGACCTGCGGTCACGAGGGGTGCGGGTGTCGCGTCCGCATCGAGGTCCCCTGCCACTGCTCCGGCGCGGAGGAGGATTACCGCTGCGCCTGCAGCGAAGTATTGGTGCCCGTCAAGTAG
- a CDS encoding TIGR04338 family metallohydrolase, whose protein sequence is MTEGDAPKRDSQRSKVYAAEEFVRTMFDRAAEYGSSAVEFFGTQLTLPPEGRFGSVASVQRYVDEVLALPAVRDRWPEVSPLRVRSRRAATAAHYENHDGAGIIAVPDRNTADWALRELVVLHEVAHHLCHAQPAHGPEFVDTICSLAELVMGPELGHVLRVVYAKEGVHWTATMRPAGRAVEEPDN, encoded by the coding sequence GTGACCGAAGGGGATGCGCCCAAGCGGGATTCCCAGCGCTCCAAGGTGTATGCGGCCGAGGAGTTCGTCCGCACCATGTTCGACCGGGCCGCCGAGTACGGCTCTTCGGCCGTGGAGTTTTTCGGCACGCAGTTGACGCTGCCGCCGGAAGGGCGATTCGGCTCCGTGGCGTCCGTGCAGCGCTATGTTGACGAGGTGCTTGCGTTACCGGCGGTGCGGGACCGCTGGCCCGAGGTGTCACCGCTGAGAGTGCGGTCGCGGCGGGCCGCTACTGCCGCGCATTACGAAAACCATGATGGTGCAGGCATTATCGCGGTTCCCGACCGTAACACCGCCGACTGGGCGCTGCGCGAGCTGGTGGTGTTGCACGAGGTGGCACACCATCTGTGCCATGCGCAGCCGGCGCACGGTCCGGAGTTTGTCGACACGATCTGCTCGCTGGCCGAGCTGGTGATGGGACCGGAACTCGGGCACGTGCTGCGGGTGGTCTACGCCAAAGAGGGTGTGCACTGGACGGCGACGATGCGGCCCGCTGGGCGGGCCGTTGAGGAGCCGGACAATTGA
- a CDS encoding L,D-transpeptidase — MSGWTRASLFAALNAAGIAAVFVLGSAPALADPDPVPADPNVVAAPPAPPPPPFELPPLPGLPPPPPGDAPPPPPWAPPVAVAAADGQDPTPFTGTAPFGTPSFVPKTGAMVGVAQPIIINFPGHVDDAGAAQAAVHVSSIPPVPGKFYWMTPTQLRWRPINFWPANTAVNIDAGGTRSSFRTGDQLIATADDATHQLTVTRNGTVEKTIPMSMGMTSGNHQTPNGTYYVQEKMPSVVMDSSTYGVPVNSTYGYKVTVELAVRFDNVGDFVHSAPWSVDDQGKRDVSHGCINISPSNAKWFFDNFGAGDPIIVKNSSGGSYKKNDGSSDWITN; from the coding sequence ATGTCGGGCTGGACGAGGGCAAGCCTCTTCGCGGCTCTGAACGCAGCCGGTATCGCCGCTGTGTTCGTGCTGGGCAGCGCCCCGGCACTGGCGGATCCGGACCCGGTTCCCGCCGATCCGAACGTGGTTGCCGCACCCCCCGCTCCGCCTCCACCGCCATTCGAGCTGCCGCCGTTGCCGGGATTGCCGCCGCCGCCCCCGGGTGACGCTCCGCCGCCGCCTCCGTGGGCGCCGCCGGTGGCAGTGGCGGCCGCCGACGGGCAGGACCCGACCCCGTTCACCGGCACCGCGCCGTTCGGGACGCCCTCGTTCGTCCCGAAGACCGGCGCGATGGTCGGTGTCGCGCAGCCGATCATCATCAACTTCCCCGGACATGTCGATGACGCCGGCGCCGCTCAGGCCGCCGTGCACGTGTCGTCCATTCCGCCGGTCCCCGGGAAGTTCTACTGGATGACTCCGACGCAGCTGCGTTGGCGCCCGATCAACTTCTGGCCCGCCAACACCGCGGTGAATATCGACGCGGGTGGCACCAGGTCGAGCTTCCGGACCGGAGACCAGCTGATCGCCACGGCCGACGACGCCACGCATCAGCTCACCGTCACGCGCAATGGCACTGTGGAGAAGACCATCCCGATGTCGATGGGCATGACGTCGGGCAACCACCAGACCCCGAACGGCACGTACTACGTACAGGAGAAGATGCCCTCGGTGGTGATGGATTCGTCGACCTACGGGGTGCCGGTCAACTCGACCTACGGCTACAAGGTGACCGTCGAGCTGGCCGTGCGGTTCGACAACGTCGGCGACTTCGTGCACAGCGCCCCGTGGTCGGTGGACGACCAGGGTAAACGCGACGTCAGCCACGGCTGCATCAACATCAGCCCCAGCAACGCCAAGTGGTTCTTCGACAACTTCGGTGCGGGCGACCCGATCATCGTGAAGAACTCCAGCGGTGGCTCGTACAAGAAGAACGACGGCTCCAGCGACTGGATCACCAACTAA
- a CDS encoding carbon-nitrogen hydrolase family protein: protein MDQNNLEKGNDMSSLDLPKVAVAAVNAAPVFLDLPASLDKMEDLIATAARDGAQLVVFGEAFLPGFPVWNAVLPPIDQHEWHERLVAESIVVPSPATERLGRIARAHGVTLSVGVNERNPDSLGQLWNSNLVFDPSGRLVNHRRKLVATWYERLTWSHGDAHDLRPVELGGWRLGALICGENTNTLARFTLLAQGERLHIATYPPAWPFDGRSDEFGYDLAEFIRLRSAAHAFEGKVFVVVAATTLDETAIREVARGDSRVEKALTATPPAAMVIGPDGQVVAGPMTQPEGVLHAEVDLQREVIAKQAHDIVGTYNRADIFSLSVDMSRPVILRANQHGSEPNRADSSASTTDDHVVVTNNLG from the coding sequence ATGGATCAGAACAATCTCGAGAAGGGCAACGACATGTCATCGCTCGACCTCCCGAAAGTGGCTGTTGCCGCCGTGAATGCGGCGCCCGTCTTTCTCGACCTACCGGCCAGCCTCGACAAGATGGAGGACCTGATCGCAACCGCTGCTCGAGACGGCGCGCAGTTGGTCGTTTTCGGTGAGGCGTTTCTTCCCGGATTCCCGGTCTGGAACGCTGTTCTGCCCCCGATCGATCAGCATGAATGGCACGAGCGCCTCGTTGCCGAGTCGATCGTCGTGCCCAGTCCGGCGACGGAGCGGCTCGGCCGCATTGCCCGCGCGCACGGGGTGACATTGTCCGTTGGGGTAAACGAACGCAACCCCGACAGCCTGGGCCAACTCTGGAACTCGAACCTGGTGTTCGACCCGAGCGGCCGGCTGGTGAATCACCGTCGCAAGCTCGTGGCCACCTGGTACGAACGCCTCACCTGGTCACACGGAGACGCGCACGACCTGCGGCCGGTCGAACTCGGCGGGTGGCGCCTCGGCGCGCTCATCTGCGGCGAAAACACAAACACGCTAGCGAGATTCACCCTGCTCGCCCAGGGCGAACGGCTGCATATCGCGACCTACCCACCGGCGTGGCCGTTCGACGGCCGGTCCGACGAGTTCGGCTACGACCTCGCCGAGTTCATCCGGCTGCGCAGCGCCGCCCACGCGTTTGAGGGCAAGGTGTTCGTCGTCGTCGCGGCGACGACCCTGGACGAGACGGCCATCCGCGAGGTCGCCCGCGGCGACTCCCGCGTCGAAAAGGCGTTGACGGCAACTCCTCCCGCCGCGATGGTGATCGGCCCCGACGGTCAGGTCGTCGCCGGACCGATGACTCAGCCGGAAGGAGTCCTGCACGCCGAGGTCGACTTGCAGCGGGAGGTCATCGCCAAGCAGGCCCACGACATCGTCGGCACCTACAACCGGGCGGACATCTTCAGCCTGTCAGTCGACATGAGCCGGCCGGTGATTCTGCGCGCGAATCAGCATGGGAGCGAACCGAATCGGGCCGACTCATCCGCATCGACGACCGACGACCACGTCGTCGTCACGAACAATCTCGGTTAG
- a CDS encoding metal-sensitive transcriptional regulator translates to MTTPHGYSQQKDNYAKRLRRIEGQVRGIAKMIEDDKYCIDVLTQISAVNSAMRSVALNLLDEHLGHCVTRAVAEGGSDADNKLAEASAAIARLVRS, encoded by the coding sequence ATGACGACTCCACACGGATATTCGCAGCAGAAGGACAACTACGCCAAGCGGCTGCGACGCATCGAGGGTCAGGTGCGCGGCATCGCGAAGATGATCGAGGACGACAAGTACTGCATCGACGTGCTTACCCAGATCAGCGCCGTGAACAGTGCGATGCGGTCGGTGGCGCTGAACCTGCTTGACGAGCACCTCGGGCACTGCGTGACGCGCGCGGTCGCCGAGGGCGGCAGCGACGCTGACAACAAGCTCGCCGAGGCATCCGCGGCCATCGCGCGTCTGGTTCGTTCCTGA
- a CDS encoding SPW repeat protein encodes MSTVHSSIDHHPDLLALRARYERVAESMSAHFTFGLALLTGLYVAASPWIVGFSGTASLATSDFIVGIAVAFLAYGFATTLDRAHGMTWTLPVLGGWVVVAPWAVPGVTLTTGTIWSHVVAGALMTFLGLNAAYFGMRTRAATDHA; translated from the coding sequence ATGAGTACAGTCCATTCATCAATCGATCACCACCCCGATTTGTTGGCCCTGCGGGCGCGCTACGAGCGCGTCGCCGAGTCGATGAGTGCGCATTTCACCTTTGGCCTGGCTCTGCTGACGGGCCTGTACGTCGCCGCATCACCGTGGATCGTTGGATTCAGCGGGACGGCATCGCTTGCCACGTCCGACTTCATCGTCGGGATCGCGGTGGCGTTCCTGGCGTACGGGTTCGCGACGACGCTGGACCGCGCGCACGGGATGACCTGGACGTTGCCGGTATTGGGCGGATGGGTCGTCGTCGCGCCGTGGGCCGTGCCGGGCGTCACGCTAACCACCGGCACGATCTGGTCGCATGTCGTCGCCGGCGCGTTGATGACCTTCCTCGGTCTCAACGCGGCCTACTTCGGCATGCGCACGCGCGCCGCGACTGACCACGCGTAG